Sequence from the Denticeps clupeoides chromosome 20, fDenClu1.1, whole genome shotgun sequence genome:
acagcacacggtgacgcaacgaaatgtgtcctatgcatttaaccatcacccttggtgagcagcgggcagccaggacaggcgcccggggagcagcgtgtggggacggtacagaAATGTAGATcttttatttcacacatttaaGACCGAGCAGTGTTAGGACTGTCCAGTCAGATGAATtggaaggggcagtggtggcctagcgggtatggaaacggccccgtaatcgcaAGGTTGTCAGTTCGCCACACACCGCTCCACGGACGCCTTTCGTGCCTTTTCGCTACTCACCAAGGactgtgtcaccttgtgctgctctgctgtgcttcacaatgacagtcactgcTAAATGATTGTGATTACATATGCCTACTACTGTATGCTGACCACAATGCCAGTGATGTCACAGGACTGTTTATTCCATGATCTTCAGTACTGCTGTCCATGTACATTCAAAATGTTTATGTAACTGAAGAGATGAATATAAACTTGTCAATCTTTTAATTTCTCTTTCTGCTACAAAATCAGATTCAGTCGAGAGTCATTTTCAGTTTTGGTTATGCTTGTTCCCTCTCCGTAAGGATATGGCTTTGTGGAGTTCCTCAGTGAGGAAGATGCCGACTACGCTATAAAGATCATGAACATGATAAAGCTTTACGGTAAACCCATTCGAGTCAACAAAGCTTCAGCTCACAACAAGAACCTCGACGTGGGCGCCAACATTTTCATCGGGAACCTGGATCCGGAGATTGACGAAAAGCTGCTGTATGACACGTTCAGCGCCTTTGGGGTCATTCTGCAGACGCCCAAGATCATGCGCGACCCAGACACTGGCAATTCCAAGGGCTACGCCTTCATCAACTTTGCCAGCTTCGATGCCTCGGACGCCGCCATCGAGGCCATGAACGGCCAGTACTTGTGCAACAGGCCAATCACGGTGTCCTACGCCTTCAAGAAGGACTCCAAAGGAGAGAGACACGGCTCCGCCGCCGAGCGCCTGCTGGCCGCTCAGAACCCCCTGTCCCAGGCCGACCGGCCGCACCAGCTGTTTGCCGAcgctccgccccctccctcgGCGGCTAGTGTCATGTCCTCACTTGGGGCTGGTATTCCAATGCCAGGTGAGTTAATTTtgagacgcccttgtccagagcagtgaccgggacagtctcccaggagacacttctggttgataggcgagggTCTGATTTGGCATGTACGGTGTGAAGCATGGTTGTAAGAGTTAATACAAGTAGCGGCGGCTCCGTGCGATTTCAGGCATGCCACCGCCTGGCGCGTTCCCTCCTGTGCCTCCACCGGGATCCATGCCTCACGGGATGCCACCTGGCATGGCGATCCCACCCGCTCCCGGGGCTGCTGCGCAGGGGGCGGGGGCGGGGCACCTGGCGGGACACCCTCCTTTCCCTTCCGGCCTGCAGCCTCCAggtattctttcattttttttctgcgtagattttatacatttaaacctCTGCAGTGTCGTATGAATTAGTTGTGCATGTGCAACATTTTATGTGACAGGGATGCCACAGATGCCCATGATCCCTCCTGGACCACCAGGCATGGTTCCACCCCCACCTGGACCCCCGGGGGCTAACCAGCATCgtgcaccaccaccaccagggaTGCCTCCTCACCCTATGGGCATGCCTCCCAGAGGACACTTCGGCCCTCCCATGGGTGAGTAGCCAGTGTTTTTCAATTATTCATCTACATTTGGTATCCAATCAgattttttatatcatattcAGGGTTTCTGtggtagtttaaaaaaaaaaaaagtgaactttcCAGGAGTTTATATTCCTGTTCCATGTAATATAATTCATTATCGTATTCTATCCCAGGACCACCCATGCACCCCGGTATGAGGGGACCCCCGCCAATGCCACCACCAGGCTATGGTGCCGGCACCCCTCCCCGGCCACCTCCTTTTGGGTTCCAGAGAGGTCCGCCAATGCCACCCCGTCCCCCAGCACCACCTAGGGGACCCATGAGGGGTCCAATGCCTCCTTAGATCTAGGGAGTTTGTTTTGTGAagtatgttttaattttttttttctttaacttttgtaTGCCTACTGTCTTGACTTGAGATCTGGGTCCACAAGAAATAAACCTGTTTTTATAATTGGAGTTGTTCTGTTTTGCATGGTCTAGTAGGTTATAGGCAATATTTTACTACTAAAGGTAATAGTGCAACTTTGTGGAACAGTGAGCCCATGAAGTGCTTCTAGTTTCCCCCTAACCTTGTGTGAATTGTCTGCAACACTGATTTTCCTTTTTGAAATTCAAATGGGGGATTTGACATTAAAAACTGGTCAGATGTGTTGTGTGCAAGACCTGGCCAACATGATGGATGaggtcaggatttttttttttttttttatataagaaaCAATATATAACGCGGATTCCAGTCATTTCCTTTGGAAAAACTATGCCTACAAACAAGATCCTCACACACTGTTGAATGTGAGAATAAAATGGGCTTTAGTACAGGCTGCATATTATGAcactggtgtaaaaaaaattatttactgcCTACCCTTTCAAGCCATTCAAAAACATGGACCAAAATCAATTTTGGGCAAAAGTATTCTTTATTAAAACATGACTATGGATGATTCTGAATACAGGGTATTTTGCACATTAATGAAGGGGGTTAACATGCCTTGACACCAGCGATTCAAAGACAAaactaaaatacatttcagtCTTATAACGCTGAAAccaataattcatattttttattgtaatggcTGAACTACGGTTCAGATATAGAAAAGAACATTTGAAAGGAAGTTACGTTTACTGCAGATGTCCCATCTACTCAGTACCAGTAGGTCTTACGAGCTCTTCTGTCTTCCCCAATACCCATTTTCTCCATGACTTCTTCCTCTAGCGTTTTCAAACTGGGCATGTATGTCTTTTTCAACGTGTCTTCAGGGGACGTATCTTTGGGGCCATCTGGCAGAGGTTCATGGGGGAAAAAGTTCATCAGACAAGATCAGATTAAAACGTACACCAAACATTAAACCATTCAATAGTTTAATTCCCTTGCATGTCATCAATCAGATGTTTCCTCCATAGGTGCTTTCTTGTAGAACGCCAATTACCAATAAAGCTTCTTTAGCTGAAAGTTATGGTTCATCTGGCTGCATATTTCCCCTCGCCTGACATCTTTCCAggacgcacaaacacagagaatctCGCCTCTTCTTCTACGAACTACAGCCACTGGAGAGCCATCTCACCCTTCCACTGCTGCGGGATGATGCCATCTCTGCGCGTCGGCTCCGGCTTGGGGATGATGCGGCCAGTCCGGACAGAAACGCGCACCTTCTCCCCCTCTTCTGTAAACTTCCAGTCCACAGCTGTAGGTTTCCTACAGCACATTCATTCAATTTAGCCATTTTACAACAAGACTTATTTTATCTACTGGGATTGATTTAAAATCcattcattaataaatcaatttgaacatttttacaaacataTAATGAACATACAGCATTTTTTtcgtttttcactcaaggtcgATGGCACTGCCTGACTATGAAACAAGCTATCAAGCAATATAGGAAACTCTGCCTACAGGACCAACCAAATCCTATTTAGATATtataatcctttttttattttattttttttacacttttcatcataaattataaaaagacattaaaaGAATCACTTTCTTAAAAATGCTCACCTGTCTGAGGGGTCAATTAGTGAAACACTCCGGAGCAGTAGAGGAGCCTCGCTGGCAATGTAGGTACCCCGGTAATCTCCGGATTTACCAATGTACCTGTGATGCTGTAGGTGAAATTCAATCGTTAATGTTTGAGGCACGAATCATTTTAACTTTCCAAGAGGCTTCCCTGAGGAGCAGGTTTCCACCCCACCTTaatgaagtgattatcattgtgaagcacagcacatggtgacacgacggaatgtgtcctctgcatttaacaatcacccttggtgagcagtgggcagccatgacaggcgcccggggagcagtgtgtggggacggtgctttgctcagtggcaccttggtggatcaggattcgaaccgacaaccttctgatcacgggtccgtttcctttcCTGTTATGCCACCACATTAGTGTCACCAGACTGCCTTGTAATGGATAAAATGGGTGGTCAGCAAAGGGGTACGATAAAAACGGTTCTAGGTGCTCCAGGACGATAACGGGCATAAAGATGAAGTGATGAACCGGTTGTTTAAGAGAAGAAATAAAAGATCATGACTTACTGTATTGAGACCTTCCACAATGAGCCAATTTCGATGCCTGAACACCTGGACAACTTTTCCCTGCTTTCCTTTATCCTTCCCGTCCAATATTTCCACCTGAAAAAGCGGTAAAGGGGCAGAATGAAGGTAATGTCTCACAGTGCAGACAAGTCTTTCCCTGATCAAAAAGCAGGATTTCCATGACCTCCCatatgtaaaaatgagaagaaaaggcGTTTAAAGTGGTTAGAGGGGTTTTATGCAGCTCGGCACTTCAGCCAGTCCTTAAATTTGCCATTTTCAAGCCAAATACGTTGAAAAGTACACTTGGCTGGCATGTCTGGTTAAGACGTACATCGGCTTTGCAAAGATTCTGTGTCCTagaatgttgcacatttttacaacagGAGTGATTTCGTGCAAAACTAAAACCCTGCTGAATTCCCGGATTGTTCCCTGTGTggaacactcgcctatgaaccagaggacccaggttcgaatcccacttactaccattgtgtccctgagcaagacacttaactctgagtgtctccgggggggactgtccctgtaactactgactgtatgtcgctctggataagggcgtctggtaaaggctgtaaatgtaattcccAGATCGTTCCCTGAGTCCGTTTTACCGTGTCTCCCCGGAAGACCCGCCAATCGTCGTGAGCGACGGGCTCCACGAAcaccttcctcctcatcttcccCGGCGGGTTCAGCCTCCTCGCCGCCACGGTCCACGGTCTGCTGGTGCCGAACCGGACCGTCGCCGACAGCAACAGCTCGGAGAGCCTCATGGTTCTGCCGCCGTCTTATTTTAAGGCAGAAAAACGGCCCACTGTACTGAcaaatgatgattattattattttaaagaaaataattatgtaCAGGATTTGTTCGGGAGGTTCAGCGTTAGCAACCAGAATCGAGAGGTAAAAGAAAAGTTGATCAAACGGAACAGACCCGGCGTGGAACTCGCCGCGCTGGGCTATTTCTTATTTCAATGTCATgtgttgttcttcttcttctgttaaaGCGCTGCGTACGCGGACGTTTCATCGCGTTATGCCGCCACCTGCAGAAACGGAGGTCAAACTGCGAATGGAAATTAATTTTAAGATTTTAAGATTTCTGTACACATTAGATTTACATCTAAAAGGTGccgttactgttttttttaaatataatttagtataCGGaccacataaaaaataaacatattggtatcatataattaaatattacataaaaaatattattt
This genomic interval carries:
- the sf3b4 gene encoding splicing factor 3B subunit 4; amino-acid sequence: MAAGPISERNQDATVYVGGLDEKVSEPLLWELFLQAGPVVNTHMPKDRVTGQHQGYGFVEFLSEEDADYAIKIMNMIKLYGKPIRVNKASAHNKNLDVGANIFIGNLDPEIDEKLLYDTFSAFGVILQTPKIMRDPDTGNSKGYAFINFASFDASDAAIEAMNGQYLCNRPITVSYAFKKDSKGERHGSAAERLLAAQNPLSQADRPHQLFADAPPPPSAASVMSSLGAGIPMPGMPPPGAFPPVPPPGSMPHGMPPGMAIPPAPGAAAQGAGAGHLAGHPPFPSGLQPPGMPQMPMIPPGPPGMVPPPPGPPGANQHRAPPPPGMPPHPMGMPPRGHFGPPMGPPMHPGMRGPPPMPPPGYGAGTPPRPPPFGFQRGPPMPPRPPAPPRGPMRGPMPP
- the mrpl24 gene encoding large ribosomal subunit protein uL24m; this translates as MRLSELLLSATVRFGTSRPWTVAARRLNPPGKMRRKVFVEPVAHDDWRVFRGDTVEILDGKDKGKQGKVVQVFRHRNWLIVEGLNTHHRYIGKSGDYRGTYIASEAPLLLRSVSLIDPSDRKPTAVDWKFTEEGEKVRVSVRTGRIIPKPEPTRRDGIIPQQWKDGPKDTSPEDTLKKTYMPSLKTLEEEVMEKMGIGEDRRARKTYWY